The window CTGGCAACAGTGTGCAGCGTGACTATAAACGGGGTACTACTGAAGGCCGGTGTCCCTGTAGAATCCAGATTTGGTGGTGTGCTCGAAATAAAGAACTCGAAACCAAGGCGCTTCGTCGCCATAATCAACTACGATGGCACGTCCCTTGATCCATCAGAGCAGTATATACGTGCCAAGATGACCAGCGTGGGCGAAGCAGCCAGAACCGGTAGCGGCAAGATACTGGCCAATTTTCGGGAGTTGCCAGCCCCATCGAGGTCCGTCGTTGAGGAAACAATCTCTAAACTGAAAGAGGTTGGTATTGGTGGAGTCTATGTTCTGGGCAATACCAGCGAGCCCGTCTGCCAGATTGCGCTGGGCTTGAATCGCATTGGCATGGTACTCATCGGGGGGCTCAACCCTGTGGCGGCAGCGGTGGAGGCAGGGGTCGAGGTCGACAATTTTTCCGAAAGCGGTCTGATTGACTTTGGACTTCTGGCGAGCTTTTGGAAATTATAGGCCGACTGCGAATCTGTAGCCATT is drawn from Chloroflexota bacterium and contains these coding sequences:
- a CDS encoding NrpR regulatory domain-containing protein translates to MVQGAGSDTEKKIMSILKVLSESSEPLGSITIARQLERYGVSLSERAVRYHLRMTDERGYTQPAGRDGRMITAQGLNELEVALAPDQIGFVLDRLDLLAFQTTFNPGKRTGQVVINTSIFSQDKFKKALAAMREVFKAGLCVSDLVVVASGGEKLGNVVIPSGKMGLATVCSVTINGVLLKAGVPVESRFGGVLEIKNSKPRRFVAIINYDGTSLDPSEQYIRAKMTSVGEAARTGSGKILANFRELPAPSRSVVEETISKLKEVGIGGVYVLGNTSEPVCQIALGLNRIGMVLIGGLNPVAAAVEAGVEVDNFSESGLIDFGLLASFWKL